One stretch of Pyrenophora tritici-repentis strain M4 chromosome 4, whole genome shotgun sequence DNA includes these proteins:
- a CDS encoding ClpX, ATP-dependent protease Clp, ATPase subunit: MMMIPRLLHRALPVAVSPQARASYIALYSISRRTPLPQSHRRASSSRFNRSDFSGQGYSSFYEPDQPTRGPLGSTSNVGVGHITPKVLRQHLDQFVVDQDRAKIVLSVAVHEHHLRIQELKRQLDEQARLEAQAQRRSSVYNRHPVEDEFPGQQSTVELHSHNDPLSYNEAPSYRPTSPTPVDVDSLLDTSEHQLQIEKSNVLILGPTGVGKTLMCKTLAKTLGLPISISDCTTFTQAGYIGDDVESCVARLFSASNYDIEATEHGIIVLDEIDKIAGSKMSYGKDVGGEGVQQALLKIIEGTTVQVQAKPERSANRPGGLSGGPLGSPPPPGPGGNKGEVFNIRTDNILFICTGAFSNLHKIILDRKSKSGMGFGASIRASSAHAAADGVMLGGVEAETFKKDSPFFVPQETEMPNPFSVRQPKREEKVNVLDYVQPADLQKFGMIPELIGRIPTVCAVSSLDEHALVRVLTEPKDSLIRQEEYKSFLRNIELRFTNGALREIARKASKMGTGARGLRHVVDQLLLQAKYETPGSSVKHILVTQDVALLKRAPMYFHRGQSAAFEAAHAQEEEKWDEELRSQEDASIASHVNNFQEYRKASAAGF, encoded by the exons ATGATGATGATCCCTCGCCTCCTCCACCGGGCCCTACCCGTCGCCGTATCGCCCCAGGCCCGCGCGTCTTATATCGCTCTATACAGCATCTCCCGCCGCACACCCTTGCCACAGTCTCACCGGCGTGCGTCGTCCTCTAGGTTCAATCGCTCCGACTTCAGTGGCCAGGGCTACTCGTCCTTTTATGAGCCTGACCAGCCCACGCGAGGCCCGTTGGGCTCCACGAGCAACGTGGGAGTGGGTCACATTACGCCAAAAGTGTTGAGGCAGCATCTTGACCAGTTCGTCGTCGACCAGGACCGCGCCAAGATAGTCTTGAGCGTGGCCGTCCACGAGCACCATTTGCGCATCCAGGAGCTCAAGAGACAACTGGATGAGCAGGCACGACTGGAAGCCCAGGCGCAGCGACGATCCAGTGTGTATAATAGACATCCTGTAGAAG ATGAGTTCCCGGGCCAACAGTCCACCGTAGAACTGCACAGCCATAATGACCCTCTATCGTATAACGAAGCCCCCTCGTACAGGCCGACATCGCCCACCCCCGTAGACGTCGACTCGCTGCTCGATACCAGCGAGCACCAGCTGCAGATAGAGAAATCCAATGTGCTTATACTCGGCCCAACAGGTGTAGGAAAGACGTTGATGTGCAAGACACTGGCAAAGACGCTGGGTCTTCCCATCTCCATATCAGATTGCACTACCTTTACACAGGCGGGATATATTGGTGACGATGTCGAGTCGTGTGTAGCGCGTTTGTTCTCTGCATCAAACTATGATATTGAGGCGACCGAACATGGCATCATTGTGTTGGATGAGATTGATAAGATTGCCGGCAGCAAGATGTCGTATGGTAAAGACGTAGGTGGAGAGGGTGTTCAACAGGCTCTGCTCAAGATCATCGAGGGCACAACTGTCCAAGTACAGGCCAAGCCAGAGAGAAGCGCAAACAGACCTGGTGGGCTCTCTGGAGGTCCTTTGGGTAGCCCTCCACCACCCGGGCCAGGCGGTAATAAAGGCGAGGTTTTCAACATTCGAACTGACAACATCCTCTTCATATGCACTGGCGCATTCTCAAACCTACACAAGATCATTTTGGACAGAAAGTCAAAGAGCGGCATGGGCTTTGGCGCATCGATACGCGCATCAAGCGCCCACGCGGCGGCTGATGGTGTCATGCTGGGCGGTGTCGAGGCTGAGACATTCAAGAAGGACTCGCCATTCTTCGTCCCGCAAGAGACGGAGATGCCGAATCCATTTAGTGTCAGGCAGCCCAAACGCGAAGAGAAGGTCAACGTTCTCGACTACGTGCAGCCAGCCGACTTGCAGAAATTCGGAATGATCCCAGAGCTCATCGGTCGTATCCCTACCGTCTGCGCTGTATCGTCTTTGGATGAACACGCTCTCGTCCGCGTCCTCACTGAACCCAAAGACAGCCTCATCCGACAGGAAGAGTACAAGTCCTTTCTCCGTAACATTGAGTTGCGCTTCACCAACGGCGCCCTACGCGAGATCGCTAGAAAGGCCAGTAAGATGGGAACTGGCGCCCGCGGACTGCGACATGTCGTTGACCAGCTGCTTCTGCAGGCAAAGTATGAGACACCAG GCTCAAGTGTCAAGCACATCCTAGTCACGCAAGACGTCGCCCTCCTCAAGCGCGCACCCATGTATTTCCACCGCGGCCAATCCGCCGCCTTTGAAGCCGCACACGCGCAAGAGGAAGAGAAGTGGGACGAGGAGCTCCGCAGCCAGGAAGATGCCTCAATTGCTTCACATGTCAACAACTTTCAAGAGTACAGAAAGGCTAGCGCTGCAGGCTTTTAG
- a CDS encoding GlgB, 1,4-alpha-glucan branching enzyme, whose translation MTKNDFGVFEVTVPGKDGQPSIPHDSKIKVSFVVPNDHARQERLPAWITRVTQDLSVSPVYDARFWNPPQKYVWKNERPPKPQSARIYEAHVGISSPEPKVATYKEFTQNTLPRIKHLGYNTIQLMAVMEHAYYASFGYQINSFFAASSRYGFPDDLKELIDTAHGMGITVLLDMVHSHASKNVLDGLNMFDGSDHLYFHEGAKGRHELWDSRLFNYGHHEVLRFLLSNLRFWMEEYHFDGFRFDGVTSMLYTHHGIGTGFSGGYHEYFGDSVDEEAVVYLMIANELLHTLYPSSITIAEDVSGMPGLCVALSLGGIGFDYRLAMAVPDLYIKWLKEKQDIDWDMGALVHTLTNRRHGEKTIAYAESHDQALVGDKTLLFWLCDAQMYTNMSVLSELTPVIDRGMSLHKMIRLITHGLGGEGYLNFEGNEFGHPEWLDFPREGNNNSFHYARRQFNLPDDELLRYRFLNEFDSKMQWTEEKYGWLHSPQAYVSLKHEGDKVVVFERAGLLWIFNFHPQSSFTDYRVGVEQEGTYRIVLSTDSKAFGGHGNVDETTRFFTTPFAWNERKNFLQVYIPCRTAIVLALESTL comes from the exons ATGACCAAGAATGACTTTGGTGTCTTCGAGGTCACTGTGCCTGGCAAGGACGGACAGCCCAGCATCCCCCACGACTCCAAGATCAAG GTGTCCTTTGTCGTCCCCAACGATCATGCTCGTCAGGAGCGCCTTCCTGCCTGGATCACCCGCGTGACCCAAGACCTCAGCGTCTCCCCCGTATACGATGCCCGCTTCTGGAACCCTCCCCAGAAGTATGTATGGAAGAATGAGAGACCACCAAAGCCTCAGAGTGCGCGTATCTACGAGGCCCACGTTGGTATCTCATCGCCTGAGCCCAAGGTGGCCACCTACAAGGAGTTTACGCAAAACACCCTACCCCGCATCAAGCACTTGGGATACAACACTATACAATTGATGGCGGTCATGGAGCATGCCTACTACGCCAGTTTCGGATACCAAATCAACAGCTTCTTTGCGGCGAGTAGTCGCTATGGCTTCCCAGATGATCTGAAGGAGCTCATTGATACTGCGCATGGCATGGGTATCACTGTGTTGCTCGACATGGTACACAGTCACGCATCCAAGAACGTGCTCGACGGTCTGAACATGTTCGATGGAAGCGATCACTTGTACTTCCACGAGGGCGCCAAGGGACGACATGAGCTGTGGGACAGCAGACTGTTCAACTACGGTCACCACGAGGTTCTGCGCTTCCTGCTCAGCAACTTGCGTTTCTGGATGGAGGAGTACCACTTTGATGGTTTCCGATTCGACGGTGTCACCAGCATGCTGTACACTCACCACGGTATTGGAAC GGGTTTCTCTGGTGGTTACCACGAGTACTTTGGCGACTCTGTAGATGAGGAGGCCGTTGTATATCTCATGATCGCCAACGAGCTGCTGCACACACTCTACCCATCTTCCATCACAATTGCGGAAGACGTATCGGGTATGCCCGGTCTTTGTGTGGCACTCTCACTTGGTGGAATAGGATTCGACTACAGATTAGCCATGGCTGTACCTGATCTTTACATCAAGTGGTTGAAGGAGAAACAGGATATTGACTGGGACATGGGTGCTCTCGTTCACACCCTGACCAACAGACGGCACGGCGAGAAGACCATTGCGTACGCTGAGAGCCACGACCAAGC GCTTGTTGGTGACAAGACACTGCTCTTCTGGCTTTGCGACGCACAAATGTACACAAACATGTCCGTTCTGTCGGAGCTGACGCCCGTGATTGACCGGGGTATGTCTCTGCATAAGATGATCCGATTGATCACACACGGTCTTGGTGGTGAGGGCTACCTCAACTTTGAGGGCAACGAGTTTGGTCACCCAGAATGGCTCGACTTTCCTCGAGAGggcaacaacaacagcttCCACTACGCCCGTCGCCAGTTCAACCTCCCAGACGACGAGCTTCTCCGCTACAGGTTCCTTAACGAGTTCGACAGCAAGATGCAATGGACAGAGGAGAAGTACGGATGGCTGCACTCGCCCCAGGCCTACGTCAGTCTCAAACACGAAGGTGATAAGGTCGTTGTGTTTGAGCGCGCCGGGCTCTTGTGGATCTTCAATTTCCACCCTCAGAGCAGCTTCACCGATTACCGCGTTGGTGTAGAGCAGGAGGGTACTTACCGTATCGTCCTcagcacagacagcaaggCTTTTGGAGGTCATGGTAACGTCGATGAGACGACAAGATTCTTTACCACGCCGTTTGCGTGGAACGAGAGGAAGAACTTCTTGCAGGTCTACATTCCCTGCAGGACCGCCATCGTCCTTGCTCTGGAGAGCACCTTGTAG